The region GATGTATTTCTGACTTTGACGGGTCGTAAGTTAAGAGAGTAATATAAATTTGATGGCGTCGCAAAAAGGTATTTTTCACCACTGAGCTCACTGAGAACACAGAGAATATTATTTTTTGTTAATTAATTATCTCTATGCCCTCCGTGTTCTCAGTGGTAAGTATGATTTCTTACAAAGCCATCAATTTTGTATTCTTGCAGGTAATAGAATATGAATGTCACACGTATTTTAGCGATTTTAAAAGCGAGCAATTACGAATTTTTTCGGGATAAAGGCTTACTGGGATGGAACCTGCTTTTTCCGTTTTTGATCGTGGTTGGGTTTGGCCTGATCTTTGGAGGGGGAAATCGGCCAGATTATAAGGTCGGTGTTTTTCCCTATACAGCAGAAAATGTCATCCAAGCGGAATTAAACCTGCCGGAAGAATTTAAAAATGAAGCATCCATTGAATTTATCGCATTTCCAAATTTTGAAATTGGATTGGATAAGCTAAATCACCATAAAATCGATATGCTGGTAAATCTGAAATCCGAGGAATTCCAATACTGGGTGAGCAGTTCCTCTCCCAAAGGGTATATTGTTGAAAAATTGTATTATTCCAGCCTCATTCCGCAAAATATGAAACAACTGGGTAAAAAGCAGGTGATTCAGGGAAAAGAAATTCGTTATATTGATTTTTTGTTTCCCGGAATTCTGGCCATGAATATGATGTTCAGTGCCCTTTTCGGAGTGGGGTATATTATCGTGCGTTATCGGAAAAACGGGGTTTTAAAACGCTTAAAGGCCACGCCGCTAACCGCCCTGGAATATCTCACCGCTCAAACTATTTCCCGTTTGATTATACTGACATTTATGGTTGTTATCATCTGGATCGGATGCGACCTGATATTTTCATTTAATGTGGAGGGGTCTTATTTTGATTTGGTCATTGTTTTTTTGACCGGAGGCTTTTCGCTGATTTCCCTGGGAGTGATTGTCGCCTCCCGTGG is a window of Thermodesulfobacteriota bacterium DNA encoding:
- a CDS encoding ABC transporter permease, which translates into the protein MNVTRILAILKASNYEFFRDKGLLGWNLLFPFLIVVGFGLIFGGGNRPDYKVGVFPYTAENVIQAELNLPEEFKNEASIEFIAFPNFEIGLDKLNHHKIDMLVNLKSEEFQYWVSSSSPKGYIVEKLYYSSLIPQNMKQLGKKQVIQGKEIRYIDFLFPGILAMNMMFSALFGVGYIIVRYRKNGVLKRLKATPLTALEYLTAQTISRLIILTFMVVIIWIGCDLIFSFNVEGSYFDLVIVFLTGGFSLISLGVIVASRGTNEELTSGILNFLTWPMMFLSEVWFSIEGAPQWLKMFANIFPLTHLLRAARKIMNDGQRLFDVIPEISILLIMTAVFLAIGASLFSWRK